Proteins from a single region of Undibacterium sp. KW1:
- a CDS encoding chitinase, with translation MENTTLRNLIQNMLVCATSGSLLVACGGGSGSAAGNGQANTPPQAPPAVASTACYAAWDAATAYNGGALVSTGGNNYVANWWTQNENPATNSGASGSGKPWTGKGACDATPTPTPTPTPTPTPTPTPTPTPTPTPTPTPTPTPTPTPSCSPYVAGTQYAAGKVVSNAGGFYRCDVAGWCSTGASAYEPGVGWAWTSAWTSVTSSACPTPTPTPTPTPTPTPTPTPTPTPTPTPTPTPTPTPTPTPTPVPGLAKHALVGYWHNFTNPSGNTYPIAQVSNDWDVIVVSFGDNAGGGNVSFTLDPGAGSEAQFIADIKTKQAQGKKVVLSLGGQNGSVSVGSDAEATNFANSLYGIISKYGFDGIDLDLENGVAQGAAIQTYLPVAVKKLKAKVGANFYLSMAPEWVYVEGGFTSYGSIWGAYIPIINALRDELTILHPQYYNNGDIYTPYQSAPLRAGSADQLVGTAKMLIEGFTYGGNSFAGLRPDQVAFGVPSGRSSANSGFTTSADVSNALNCLTKLLNCGTIVPKQAYPGFRGVMTWSINWDKHDGYNFSAPTKAVLKTLP, from the coding sequence GTGGAAAATACAACTTTAAGAAACCTGATTCAAAACATGCTGGTGTGTGCGACGAGCGGTAGCTTGCTGGTTGCATGCGGTGGTGGCAGTGGCAGTGCAGCAGGCAATGGGCAGGCAAACACGCCGCCACAGGCTCCGCCAGCAGTGGCTTCTACAGCATGCTATGCGGCCTGGGATGCAGCAACGGCCTACAACGGCGGTGCCCTGGTCAGTACAGGTGGCAATAATTATGTGGCAAACTGGTGGACGCAAAATGAAAACCCCGCGACCAATAGCGGCGCGTCTGGAAGCGGTAAACCCTGGACAGGCAAAGGGGCTTGTGATGCCACGCCTACCCCTACTCCAACACCAACGCCGACTCCTACACCAACCCCAACGCCGACACCAACCCCGACACCTACGCCTACCCCCACACCAACTCCAACTCCGACACCAACACCAAGCTGCTCTCCATACGTCGCTGGCACCCAATACGCCGCTGGAAAAGTGGTCAGCAATGCGGGTGGCTTTTATCGTTGCGATGTAGCGGGCTGGTGTTCAACCGGTGCATCGGCTTATGAGCCTGGTGTAGGCTGGGCCTGGACAAGTGCGTGGACCTCAGTCACATCAAGTGCCTGCCCTACGCCGACACCTACCCCAACACCCACGCCGACACCAACGCCGACGCCTACCCCAACACCAACGCCTACCCCGACACCAACGCCGACGCCCACGCCCACACCAACTCCGACTCCCACGCCCGTCCCTGGCCTGGCCAAGCATGCACTGGTCGGTTACTGGCACAACTTTACGAACCCGAGCGGAAATACCTATCCTATCGCGCAAGTCAGCAATGACTGGGATGTGATCGTCGTTTCGTTCGGTGACAATGCAGGCGGTGGCAATGTGAGCTTTACGCTGGACCCAGGTGCGGGTAGCGAAGCGCAATTTATTGCAGACATCAAGACCAAGCAGGCGCAAGGCAAAAAAGTCGTGCTATCACTGGGCGGCCAGAATGGCTCAGTCTCGGTAGGCTCTGATGCAGAGGCAACCAACTTTGCCAACAGCCTGTACGGCATCATCAGTAAATATGGTTTTGATGGTATTGATCTTGATCTTGAAAACGGCGTGGCGCAGGGTGCCGCTATCCAGACTTATCTGCCGGTCGCTGTCAAAAAACTGAAAGCCAAAGTCGGGGCAAACTTCTACCTGTCGATGGCACCGGAATGGGTATATGTGGAAGGTGGCTTCACTTCTTACGGCTCAATCTGGGGTGCGTATATCCCCATCATCAATGCGCTGCGCGATGAACTGACTATCCTGCACCCACAGTATTACAACAATGGCGATATCTACACACCTTACCAGTCTGCACCACTCAGGGCAGGCTCGGCAGACCAACTGGTGGGCACGGCAAAAATGCTGATCGAGGGCTTTACCTATGGCGGTAATAGCTTTGCCGGCTTGCGTCCTGACCAGGTTGCTTTTGGTGTGCCGTCTGGCCGTAGTTCAGCCAATTCCGGCTTTACCACGTCAGCAGATGTCAGCAATGCGCTGAACTGTTTAACCAAGTTGCTGAACTGCGGCACCATCGTCCCCAAACAGGCTTACCCTGGCTTCAGAGGGGTCATGACCTGGTCTATCAACTGGGATAAACATGACGGCTACAACTTCTCGGCGCCGACCAAGGCTGTCTTGAAAACCTTGCCTTGA
- a CDS encoding serine hydrolase, whose protein sequence is MKISSTLLAVCSLLILGPVAAAEDFAAAAQKVASARISSAAIPGLVVVTVNGQEQKIQGFGLVTNGTDGKKQSHLPDANTVFEIGSVSKTFTALLLADMHARGVLKLDDTVAALLPAYTIPQYQGRAITLLDLATQTSALPRMPANLLPRQADNPYADYSENNLRDFLRSYQLTRAPGAKYEYSNLGFGLLGQTLSARAGKSYAELVQERIAKPLGMADTGIALTANMQNNLAIGHDAQGKTVANWDMPTLAGAGALRSSAQDMLRYLQAHMHGANVKVPAGLQLVQQPQRTTGMPGLQIALAWHVQSVRGQTVVWHNGMTGGYASFIGFTADGQRGVVVLANASVNVDDIGMAALLPAAPAADVGNTATDKLSAKQLAEYSGRYQLAPGAILNISAGPDGLLAQLTGQPQAPVFPRKKDEFFYKVVEASLQFERDANGKIQSVTLHQNGHASPAPRIGEAAPEAASNASRRTEISLPAEQLKQYVGSYTLAPGFKLIISEQSGQLFAQATGQGSNAIFAEAKDKFFLKVVDAQLSFQRQADGKISGLVLHQNGRNMPGPRDAD, encoded by the coding sequence ATGAAGATATCTTCAACCCTGCTCGCAGTATGCAGTCTCCTCATTCTGGGGCCAGTCGCTGCGGCAGAAGACTTCGCTGCAGCCGCGCAAAAAGTCGCCAGCGCCCGCATCAGCAGTGCCGCGATTCCTGGCTTGGTGGTCGTTACCGTAAATGGCCAGGAGCAAAAAATACAGGGCTTTGGCCTGGTCACCAATGGTACCGATGGCAAAAAACAGTCTCACCTGCCCGATGCCAATACCGTTTTTGAAATCGGCTCAGTCAGCAAAACCTTCACTGCCTTATTGCTGGCAGACATGCACGCGCGTGGCGTGCTCAAGCTTGATGATACTGTGGCAGCGCTGCTACCTGCCTACACCATACCGCAATATCAGGGCCGTGCCATCACCCTGCTGGATCTGGCTACTCAGACTTCAGCTTTGCCACGGATGCCTGCGAATCTCTTGCCCAGGCAGGCGGACAACCCTTATGCAGATTACTCAGAGAATAATCTGCGCGATTTTTTGCGCAGCTATCAACTGACACGTGCGCCAGGCGCAAAGTATGAATATTCCAACCTCGGCTTTGGCTTGCTGGGCCAGACATTGTCTGCGCGAGCTGGCAAGTCTTATGCAGAGCTGGTGCAGGAGCGCATTGCCAAGCCGCTGGGAATGGCAGATACCGGCATCGCCCTGACTGCCAACATGCAAAACAATCTGGCAATTGGTCATGATGCTCAAGGCAAGACTGTCGCCAACTGGGACATGCCCACACTCGCAGGTGCAGGGGCCTTGCGTTCCAGCGCACAAGACATGCTGCGCTATTTGCAGGCACACATGCATGGTGCCAATGTCAAAGTACCGGCAGGTTTGCAGCTGGTACAACAGCCACAACGTACTACCGGCATGCCGGGTTTGCAGATCGCTTTGGCCTGGCATGTGCAAAGTGTGCGCGGTCAGACTGTGGTCTGGCATAACGGCATGACGGGCGGTTATGCATCCTTCATCGGTTTTACGGCAGATGGCCAGCGTGGTGTCGTGGTGCTGGCCAATGCCAGCGTCAATGTTGATGACATAGGCATGGCAGCTTTGCTGCCCGCAGCGCCTGCTGCCGATGTCGGCAATACAGCCACCGACAAGCTCAGCGCGAAACAACTGGCAGAATACTCAGGGCGCTATCAGCTTGCCCCTGGTGCCATCCTTAACATCAGCGCCGGGCCAGATGGCCTGTTGGCGCAATTGACAGGGCAGCCACAGGCGCCAGTATTCCCGCGCAAGAAAGATGAATTTTTTTATAAAGTGGTTGAAGCCAGCCTGCAATTTGAGCGTGATGCCAATGGCAAGATACAGTCAGTGACCCTGCACCAGAACGGCCATGCCTCGCCCGCACCGCGCATAGGCGAGGCTGCTCCAGAAGCGGCTTCAAACGCAAGCAGGCGTACAGAAATAAGCCTGCCTGCTGAACAGCTTAAACAATATGTCGGCAGCTATACTCTGGCACCCGGCTTCAAACTCATCATCAGCGAACAGTCAGGCCAGCTATTTGCGCAGGCCACAGGCCAGGGCAGCAATGCTATCTTTGCCGAGGCAAAAGACAAATTCTTTTTAAAGGTCGTCGATGCCCAACTGAGCTTCCAGCGCCAGGCCGATGGCAAGATCAGCGGTCTGGTACTGCATCAAAATGGCCGCAATATGCCGGGGCCGCGTGATGCGGATTAG
- a CDS encoding metal-dependent hydrolase produces MSSLLAHVAAGLTLYFCRRDQRPRLHVNMALPVLLAIAPDFDYFGIWFFHLRYEQRFTHSLLFCLMTGAVACYLVRRVGRQSPAMPGFWILLLAACSHLLLDMLVGRALPLLWPFVTTEFSLPLVLLPGASHTGLVSYAFWRNLIMEACLLLPMLAAMVMLVRRVPVRSYMPEILLVLAMWSGLVFAGGRLVTI; encoded by the coding sequence ATGTCTTCTTTGCTGGCTCATGTCGCTGCTGGCCTGACGCTGTATTTTTGCCGCAGGGATCAGCGGCCACGGCTGCATGTCAATATGGCTCTGCCGGTCTTGCTGGCGATTGCTCCTGATTTTGATTATTTTGGTATCTGGTTTTTTCATCTGCGCTATGAACAGCGCTTCACGCATTCGCTGCTGTTTTGCCTGATGACAGGCGCAGTTGCTTGTTACCTTGTTCGCCGCGTCGGACGGCAATCGCCTGCCATGCCGGGTTTCTGGATATTGCTGTTGGCGGCATGCTCACATCTCTTGCTTGATATGCTGGTAGGACGGGCTCTGCCTTTGTTGTGGCCGTTTGTAACAACTGAGTTTTCCCTGCCCCTGGTGTTGCTGCCAGGGGCCTCACATACCGGGCTGGTCAGTTATGCTTTCTGGCGCAACCTGATCATGGAAGCGTGCCTGCTCTTGCCCATGCTGGCGGCCATGGTGATGCTGGTGCGACGCGTACCTGTGCGGAGCTACATGCCAGAAATCCTGCTGGTACTGGCGATGTGGTCAGGCCTGGTCTTTGCCGGAGGGCGGCTTGTAACTATCTGA
- a CDS encoding DMT family transporter translates to MPAPSAAIPYNRKATLAYIAAMLMLATLGIFIHEAGLDAVTTVFFRCLFAAIALALYCAYKGMFVATNFSRKNLGLAVFGGVLMVVNWVTFFAAIQRIGISVTTIVFHVQPFIVLLLGAVLFREKIATNKLAWICLGFAGLVLACGLQVSGIQLSGQINKQYLTGLLLTLTGACAYAGVTLTTRAMRNMPAHLIALIHCLVGMVLLAGLVTIPVDGIRMQQWAWLVGLGLMPTALAYVLIYGALPKMPTTAIAVLTFIYPATALGVDYLVYGQHISLLQMAGLMLIVLASLGVNLNWSWYAVRQRLAAL, encoded by the coding sequence ATGCCTGCGCCATCAGCCGCCATTCCTTACAACCGCAAGGCCACACTGGCGTACATCGCCGCCATGCTGATGCTGGCAACGCTGGGGATTTTTATTCATGAAGCTGGTCTGGATGCGGTGACGACGGTATTCTTCCGCTGCCTGTTTGCCGCCATCGCGCTGGCACTGTATTGCGCTTACAAAGGCATGTTTGTCGCTACCAATTTCTCACGCAAGAACCTGGGGCTGGCAGTATTTGGCGGTGTGCTCATGGTGGTGAACTGGGTGACCTTTTTTGCAGCGATACAGCGCATAGGCATCTCGGTCACCACGATTGTTTTTCATGTGCAGCCGTTTATCGTCCTGCTGTTGGGAGCAGTGCTGTTCCGTGAAAAAATCGCCACCAATAAACTGGCCTGGATATGCCTGGGCTTTGCCGGACTGGTGCTGGCCTGTGGCTTGCAAGTGAGTGGAATACAGCTGAGTGGGCAAATAAATAAGCAATACCTGACAGGTTTGCTGCTGACACTGACAGGTGCCTGCGCCTACGCCGGTGTGACCCTGACCACCCGCGCCATGCGCAATATGCCAGCACATCTGATTGCACTGATACACTGCCTGGTGGGCATGGTCTTGCTGGCCGGTTTGGTCACTATCCCGGTTGATGGCATCAGGATGCAGCAATGGGCATGGCTGGTAGGGCTGGGCCTGATGCCTACCGCGCTGGCCTATGTCTTGATCTATGGCGCATTACCCAAAATGCCTACGACGGCAATTGCGGTGCTGACCTTTATCTATCCGGCGACGGCGCTAGGTGTGGATTATCTTGTGTATGGGCAACACATTAGTCTGCTGCAAATGGCGGGACTGATGCTGATCGTGCTGGCCAGCCTGGGTGTGAACTTGAACTGGTCGTGGTATGCAGTCAGGCAGAGGCTGGCAGCTTTGTGA
- a CDS encoding glycosyl hydrolase family 18 protein, whose product MRHRTGIRINHLMLSLVGGMLAACGGGSNTSSLTDTPKAGAHMAMPPAEVPSSCAVWSSTQVYTQGNCVTYQGVTYKAKWWTQGNVPGTEQWGPWEVSTVTPTPTPTPTPTPTPTPTPTPTPTPTPTSGCAPYVAGTSYLAGSVVSNAGGYYRCDVAGWCSTGASAYEPGVGWAWTSAWTAVTVSACPTPTPTPTPTPTPTPTPTPTPTPTPTPTPTPTPTPTPTPTPTPTPTPTPTPVGGREVGSYFAQWGVYGRGYEVADIHTTQTPVNGVQTSIADQLTFINYAFGNVYAKNGGYECDMVTKAETGNNVPAPADAGTGGDAFADYQRQPARTVDGKTIPWDAKLTGNFAQLKLLKAAHPNLKVFISLGGWTWSKFFSAAAKTDALRKQLAKSCVKQFIAGDLPVQDGRGGPGAAKGVFDGIDIDWEYPGGGGQPYNTFDAVNDKHNFTLLMAEFRAQLDAQGALDNKRYALTAAIGAGTEKIAQTEPALYSQYMDWVNVMTYDFHGGWENTTNFHSPLYHDPADPSTGVLAKYNSDDAIQALVTAGMPRNKILLGIPFYGRGWKGVSAGPNGNGLYQATGGPAPATYEAGIEDYKVLKNKTGTRTLHPVTKQLMLLTNNGEWWSYDDPAVIAIKMKYVRDQNLRGAFTWELDGDASGTLGSEVWKGR is encoded by the coding sequence ATGAGACATAGAACTGGAATTCGCATTAATCACCTCATGCTCAGTCTGGTCGGCGGTATGCTGGCAGCCTGCGGCGGAGGAAGTAACACCAGCAGTTTGACAGACACACCGAAGGCCGGTGCGCACATGGCGATGCCGCCAGCAGAGGTGCCCAGCAGTTGTGCAGTCTGGAGCAGCACTCAGGTTTATACCCAGGGTAATTGCGTTACCTATCAGGGCGTAACCTATAAAGCCAAGTGGTGGACGCAGGGGAATGTGCCAGGCACAGAACAGTGGGGACCATGGGAAGTAAGCACGGTCACGCCAACACCGACCCCAACTCCGACACCTACGCCGACGCCTACTCCGACGCCAACGCCGACGCCCACTCCTACGCCTACATCAGGGTGTGCGCCTTATGTGGCAGGAACCAGTTATCTGGCAGGCAGTGTCGTCAGCAATGCCGGTGGCTATTATCGCTGCGATGTCGCGGGTTGGTGTTCTACCGGTGCTTCTGCTTATGAGCCCGGTGTAGGTTGGGCCTGGACCAGCGCCTGGACTGCGGTGACTGTCAGTGCCTGCCCAACGCCAACACCAACGCCAACGCCAACGCCAACGCCAACGCCAACACCAACACCAACACCAACACCAACACCAACACCAACACCAACACCAACACCAACACCAACACCAACACCAACACCAACACCAACACCAACACCAACACCAACACCAGTCGGTGGCCGCGAAGTTGGCTCCTACTTTGCACAATGGGGTGTGTATGGCCGCGGCTATGAAGTGGCAGATATCCACACCACGCAGACACCAGTCAATGGCGTCCAGACCAGCATCGCTGATCAACTGACCTTCATTAACTACGCCTTTGGCAATGTGTATGCAAAAAATGGCGGCTATGAATGCGATATGGTGACCAAGGCAGAGACCGGCAATAACGTGCCGGCACCAGCAGATGCGGGTACCGGTGGTGATGCCTTTGCCGATTACCAGCGTCAGCCAGCACGCACCGTCGATGGCAAAACCATACCCTGGGACGCCAAGCTCACCGGCAATTTTGCGCAACTGAAATTGTTGAAGGCCGCGCATCCGAACCTGAAAGTCTTTATCTCACTCGGTGGCTGGACCTGGTCGAAGTTCTTCTCTGCCGCAGCGAAGACGGATGCCCTGCGCAAGCAACTCGCGAAGTCTTGCGTCAAGCAATTCATCGCAGGTGATTTGCCGGTGCAGGATGGCCGCGGTGGTCCTGGTGCAGCCAAAGGTGTGTTTGATGGTATCGACATCGACTGGGAATACCCAGGCGGTGGCGGGCAGCCGTATAACACTTTTGATGCTGTCAACGACAAACATAACTTCACTTTGTTGATGGCAGAATTCCGTGCGCAACTCGATGCGCAAGGGGCTCTCGACAACAAGCGTTATGCGCTGACTGCAGCGATAGGCGCGGGCACTGAAAAAATCGCCCAGACCGAGCCTGCCTTGTATAGCCAGTACATGGATTGGGTGAATGTCATGACCTATGACTTCCATGGCGGTTGGGAAAACACCACCAACTTCCATTCACCGCTGTACCATGACCCTGCAGACCCATCCACGGGTGTGCTGGCCAAGTACAATAGTGATGATGCGATCCAGGCTTTGGTCACCGCTGGCATGCCACGCAATAAGATCTTGCTGGGCATTCCATTCTACGGGCGTGGCTGGAAAGGCGTCAGTGCCGGGCCAAATGGAAACGGCCTGTACCAGGCAACTGGTGGGCCAGCGCCGGCTACTTATGAAGCAGGGATAGAAGACTACAAGGTCTTGAAAAACAAGACCGGTACGCGCACCCTGCATCCGGTGACCAAGCAACTGATGTTGTTGACCAATAATGGCGAATGGTGGAGTTATGATGACCCTGCTGTCATTGCCATTAAAATGAAGTATGTGCGTGACCAGAACCTGCGTGGCGCATTTACCTGGGAGCTTGATGGCGATGCCAGCGGTACCCTGGGTAGCGAAGTCTGGAAAGGGCGATAA
- a CDS encoding DUF6585 family protein: protein MSALFQEIPLRPAVLPIFRLLPICLFVLFCLYGANAQASVVNSNYEIDWVANTSARGNDGEVLYLGRRLRTDVFLLPYNITDEGFVMGVKGSPTDYYPLSPERIKELQQNGMLPTPLPGYRIRLIDYLIGNALWMPFLILLLYLLLRMTQVAHARKKKFADEFTAAALGPLVASYQKNWSLQKLHYLLLIFSYLPLAMGWTIASWPVFLLGILLLTPSLLLIVSQFNYQVHVYEKGLTVQGPLEAGLISFSTELSIYENHARNSTSMAALFSGRLNDCLILKNRSSRSTELIIPNNIANMGELLTRLRQLQEKILFPHLLEKYEQGASLDFSALKVRKTQLMTANKVINANDIGSIEVKHVLYSTTLIIRDRTMKRSLLSLNLSALANFCALIPLLNMYFNPTTRRPFPQAASPVQADQMQTHSAATTTDAVADSLLAAISERRKTEPLIGARLGGREILKRLMEAMKNDKGVHIESLLSMLGALAGFSCQMSARAQMHGTPSGNAAIIKVECEDGTSYFMGDAINRPLAESQYSVWSMICGAAESNGAKLQDRPDLHALFKHVSNTMGSAEFGKPRLPSGFPASDTPLNYLKNFWPALQPTIERFCASPDEWPIAYALAIQDVIDQVSTTTPAYVAVAIAMESAVPMSKINPALIGIRVPQKT, encoded by the coding sequence TTGTCTGCCCTTTTTCAGGAAATCCCCTTGCGACCTGCCGTTCTTCCAATTTTTCGTTTACTGCCCATCTGCTTATTTGTTTTATTTTGTTTATACGGTGCCAATGCACAGGCCAGTGTCGTCAACTCAAATTATGAAATCGACTGGGTGGCAAATACCAGCGCACGCGGGAATGATGGCGAAGTCTTATATCTGGGCAGGCGCTTGCGCACTGACGTGTTTTTACTCCCATATAACATTACAGATGAAGGATTTGTCATGGGCGTCAAGGGCAGTCCGACTGACTATTACCCCTTGTCGCCAGAGCGTATCAAAGAGCTGCAGCAAAACGGCATGCTGCCCACACCCTTGCCTGGCTACCGCATCAGGTTGATCGATTACCTCATCGGCAATGCCTTGTGGATGCCATTTCTTATCCTGCTTTTGTATCTGCTGTTGCGCATGACTCAAGTTGCACATGCACGCAAGAAAAAATTTGCCGACGAATTCACAGCTGCCGCATTGGGGCCTCTGGTCGCCAGCTACCAGAAAAACTGGTCGCTGCAGAAATTGCATTACTTGCTCCTGATTTTCTCTTATTTGCCACTCGCGATGGGCTGGACCATTGCGTCCTGGCCGGTTTTTTTGCTCGGCATTCTCCTTCTCACACCTTCGCTGCTCTTGATTGTCAGTCAGTTCAACTACCAAGTACATGTTTATGAAAAAGGCCTGACCGTACAGGGCCCTCTGGAGGCCGGATTGATCAGCTTCTCGACGGAGCTCAGCATTTATGAGAATCACGCACGTAACAGCACCAGCATGGCGGCGCTTTTTTCCGGGCGACTCAATGATTGCCTGATTTTAAAAAACCGTAGCTCCCGCAGCACTGAACTGATCATCCCCAACAATATCGCTAATATGGGTGAACTGCTGACCCGCCTGCGTCAATTGCAGGAAAAAATCCTTTTTCCACATTTATTGGAAAAATATGAACAAGGCGCAAGCCTGGATTTTTCTGCCTTAAAAGTACGCAAGACCCAGCTCATGACTGCAAACAAGGTGATCAATGCAAACGATATCGGCAGCATAGAGGTGAAGCATGTTCTGTACAGCACAACGTTGATCATCCGTGACAGGACAATGAAAAGAAGCTTGTTAAGCCTGAACTTGTCCGCACTGGCAAATTTTTGCGCCCTGATCCCTCTGCTGAACATGTATTTCAATCCAACGACCAGGCGGCCATTTCCGCAAGCAGCATCCCCTGTGCAAGCTGACCAGATGCAAACCCACAGCGCTGCCACCACGACTGATGCTGTAGCAGATTCCCTGCTGGCAGCCATCAGCGAGCGCCGGAAAACCGAGCCCTTGATCGGTGCCAGACTGGGTGGTAGAGAAATTCTCAAGCGCCTGATGGAAGCCATGAAAAATGACAAGGGCGTGCACATAGAATCGCTGTTGAGCATGCTGGGTGCGCTGGCTGGTTTTTCCTGCCAGATGAGCGCACGGGCTCAAATGCATGGCACGCCATCTGGAAATGCGGCAATCATCAAGGTGGAATGCGAAGATGGCACAAGCTACTTTATGGGCGATGCCATCAACCGTCCATTGGCAGAAAGCCAGTATTCAGTCTGGTCAATGATATGTGGCGCAGCCGAAAGCAATGGCGCAAAACTGCAAGACAGGCCCGACCTGCACGCACTCTTCAAGCATGTGAGCAACACCATGGGCAGTGCAGAATTTGGCAAGCCACGCTTGCCCAGTGGCTTTCCGGCGTCAGACACACCGCTCAATTACCTCAAGAATTTTTGGCCTGCCTTGCAACCCACGATAGAAAGATTTTGCGCCAGTCCTGATGAATGGCCCATCGCCTATGCCCTTGCCATACAGGATGTCATAGACCAGGTTAGCACCACCACGCCAGCGTATGTCGCTGTTGCCATCGCCATGGAAAGTGCGGTACCCATGTCCAAAATCAATCCAGCTTTGATCGGTATCCGGGTTCCGCAAAAAACATGA
- a CDS encoding metallophosphoesterase yields the protein MQAIFFCGDTHGNFQHVIDAVLDKRPAAIIFLGDLQARQPLEIELAAIVDLTEVWYIHGNHDTDTDADYDHLFGSALAGRNLHGRIVDVAGYRIAGLGGVFRGHIWMPPGPKKFQTQREYTQKAGKENRWRDGLPRKHYSSIFPTDYNYLASQRADILVTHEAPSAHPHGFATIDELARSMRVSRSFHGHHHDRIDYSEHQERLGFKAQGVGLCGVSDIDGNVIVAGKHDHEVPWATLHRRR from the coding sequence ATGCAAGCTATTTTTTTTTGCGGCGACACCCACGGTAATTTCCAGCATGTGATTGATGCGGTGCTGGACAAACGCCCTGCCGCCATCATCTTCCTCGGAGATTTGCAAGCTCGCCAGCCGCTGGAAATCGAGCTGGCAGCCATCGTTGATCTGACTGAAGTCTGGTATATCCACGGCAACCATGACACAGATACCGATGCCGACTACGACCACCTGTTTGGCTCAGCCCTGGCTGGCCGCAACCTGCATGGGCGCATAGTTGATGTTGCCGGTTACCGCATCGCCGGTCTGGGTGGTGTGTTCAGGGGTCATATCTGGATGCCGCCGGGGCCAAAGAAATTCCAGACGCAAAGAGAATATACGCAGAAAGCAGGTAAAGAAAACCGCTGGCGTGATGGCTTGCCGCGCAAGCATTACAGTTCCATCTTCCCTACCGACTACAACTACCTCGCCAGCCAGCGTGCCGACATCCTGGTCACGCATGAAGCCCCCAGTGCCCACCCGCACGGCTTTGCCACCATCGATGAACTGGCCCGCAGCATGCGCGTGAGCCGCAGCTTCCACGGTCATCATCACGACCGCATCGACTACAGCGAACATCAGGAACGCCTGGGTTTCAAAGCACAGGGAGTGGGTTTGTGTGGAGTATCGGACATAGACGGTAACGTCATAGTCGCGGGCAAGCATGATCATGAAGTGCCCTGGGCGACGCTGCATAGACGTAGATAA
- a CDS encoding cupin-like domain-containing protein: MNAQLGLHAPIKQTAQPMSDEWRRWIAENLLLGAHPATLENVLQKNSFSLHTARLEISAALSSPYFQGVQRLKNRLDKRDWVLAISAKLDQIEPMTLERKQQLSGEQFLHDYYQQNRPVIITGMLDDCPARSRWNLAWFSEHFAERQVEVQFGRNSDANYEMNSIAHKRQMCFGEYVDLVEKNGHSNDMYMTANNDSSNRKALNELWEDVPSLPEYLKTDQGKQGFFWFGPAGTITPFHHDLTNNFMMQIMGRKRVKLIAPCHLAKLQNERHCFTPVDGRNIDLTRFPQMRDVPVLECVLEPGEILFLPVGWWHFVESLDISVTIAATNFRWDNDFFSNYPANHDF; encoded by the coding sequence ATGAATGCACAACTTGGTTTGCATGCGCCAATAAAGCAAACAGCCCAGCCCATGAGCGATGAATGGCGTCGCTGGATCGCAGAAAATTTGCTGCTCGGCGCGCACCCGGCAACCCTGGAAAATGTCTTGCAAAAAAATTCTTTCAGCCTGCACACAGCACGACTGGAAATCAGTGCAGCTTTATCCAGTCCCTATTTTCAAGGCGTGCAAAGGCTCAAGAACCGACTCGACAAGCGTGACTGGGTATTGGCCATCTCGGCCAAACTCGATCAGATAGAACCGATGACGCTGGAGCGCAAACAGCAGTTATCCGGTGAACAGTTTTTGCATGACTATTACCAGCAAAACCGCCCCGTCATCATTACCGGCATGCTGGACGATTGTCCGGCGCGCAGCCGCTGGAACCTGGCCTGGTTCAGCGAACATTTTGCCGAGCGTCAGGTGGAAGTGCAATTTGGCCGCAATAGCGACGCCAATTATGAAATGAACAGCATCGCCCACAAACGCCAGATGTGCTTTGGTGAGTATGTCGATCTGGTAGAAAAAAATGGTCATAGCAATGACATGTACATGACCGCGAATAATGATTCCAGCAACCGTAAAGCACTTAATGAACTGTGGGAAGACGTGCCTTCATTGCCAGAGTATCTGAAGACCGATCAGGGCAAGCAGGGTTTTTTCTGGTTTGGCCCGGCGGGCACGATTACGCCTTTCCACCATGACCTGACCAATAATTTCATGATGCAGATCATGGGACGCAAGCGCGTGAAACTCATCGCGCCATGCCACCTCGCCAAACTGCAAAATGAACGCCATTGCTTTACGCCAGTCGATGGCCGCAACATCGACCTGACACGCTTCCCTCAGATGCGGGATGTGCCTGTGCTGGAATGTGTATTGGAGCCGGGCGAGATATTATTCCTGCCTGTGGGATGGTGGCATTTTGTAGAATCACTGGATATTTCTGTCACCATCGCTGCGACAAATTTTCGCTGGGATAATGACTTCTTCAGTAATTACCCGGCCAATCACGACTTTTGA